One genomic region from Yarrowia lipolytica chromosome 1C, complete sequence encodes:
- a CDS encoding uncharacterized protein (Compare to YALI0C16621g, similar to Saccharomyces cerevisiae SOD2 (YHR008C); ancestral locus Anc_5.590, similar to uniprot|P00447 Saccharomyces cerevisiae YHR008c SOD2 superoxide dismutase (Mn) precursor mitochondrial (EC 1.15.1.1)) produces MHGLNQSASMLRSKWMEALEPQISAQIMEIHHSKHHQTYVNNLNAATKQLQEAVAANDVVRQIALQKAINFNGGGHVNHSIFWKSLTPSSSDGAKGGAKLKEEIAKQFGSLDEFKAKLKADLLALQGSGWAWLVSYPDGTLKIEVTSNQDAISAPGAVTLLGIDFWEHAYYIQYYNNKAAYFDNLWEVLNWDFAEKQWAQRPLAKY; encoded by the coding sequence GCCCTCGAGCCCCAGATCTCCGCCCAGATCATGGAGATCCATCACTCCAAGCACCACCAGACCTACGTGAACAACCTCAATGCTGCCaccaagcagctgcaggaggCTGTCGCCGCCAACGACGTGGTCAGACAAATTGCTCTGCAGAAGGCCATCAACTTCAACGGAGGAGGCCATGTCAACCACTCCATTTTCTGGAAGTCACTGACCCCCTCGTCTTCCGACGGAGCCAAGGGAGGCGCGAaactcaaggaggagattgccaagcAGTTTGGCTCTCTGGATGAGTTCAAAgccaagctcaaggctGATCTTCTGGCTCTCCAGGGCTCTGGTTGGGCTTGGCTCGTGTCTTACCCCGACGGAACTCTCAAGATCGAGGTCACCAGCAACCAGGACGCTATTTCGGCCCCCGGAGCCGTCACTCTGCTGGGAATCGACTTTTGGGAGCACGCCTACTACATCCAGTactacaacaacaaggccgCCTACTTTGACAACCTCTGGGAGGTGCTCAACTGGGACTTTGCCGAGAAACAGTGGGCCCAGCGACCTCTGGCCAAGTACTAA
- a CDS encoding uncharacterized protein (Compare to YALI0C16599g, some similarities with uniprot|O23588 Arabidopsis thaliana LTR Retrotransposon (Retrotransposon like protein) fragment) has product MSYTTYVHTYILVRLALMEVLVPSDRAMYSASAVDSAIDFSLLDRQHENQHTLIVLRWEDFSGPRINLE; this is encoded by the exons ATGTCCTACACtacgtatgtacatacttacATCTTAGTAAGATTGGCTCTCATGGAGG TCTTGGTACCCTCAGATAGAGCCATGTACTCGGCTTCAGCAGTGGACAGTGCAATCGACTTTTCTTTGCTCGATCGCCAACATGAGAACCAGCATACCCTCATAGTCTTGAGGTGGGAAGATTTTTCTGGTCCGCGAATAAATTTGGAATAA